Sequence from the Paenibacillus tundrae genome:
CATGAACGTGACCCTTACGAATAAAACGAACGAAACGGATCGACCTGCTGGCTGGAATATTCCCTTCATCCGCGAGATGGCCGAAATTACACAGCATATGTGGAAAAATGGCTGGGATGAACGTAATGGTGGTAACGTCAGCTATTTGCTAGAGGAAGAAGAAGTTGCTCAGTATATCGATATTCATCACGTCATCCGTACGATTAAACCCGCATTTGCTGTACATGAGTTGGCAGGGAAATATTTTATCGTGACCGCTTCGGGTAAATATTTCAAAAATGTACTTGCTGACCCAGAGAGCAATCTCGGATTGCTGCGTGTCTCGCAGGATGGTCAGGAATTGGAGGTATTATGGGGCTTGAAATCGGGAGCCAACCCGACCAGTGAGTTGCCTACCCACTTCATGAGTCATATCGAACGGCTAAAAATCGACCCGAATCACCGGGTTGTGATGCATAACCATGCGACCAATGTACTGGCAATGACATTCATCCATGAACTGGACGAAGCGAAGTTTACGAAGACGTTATGGCAGATGTGTACGGAATGTGTGGTTGTATTCCCAGATGGTGTAGGCATCATTCCGTGGATGATCCCGGGGTCGAATGAGATTGGACGGGAGACGGCTGAGAAAATGAAAGAGTATCACGCAGTGATCTGGCCACAGCACGGTATTTTCGGTACAGGGACAACGATTGATGAAGCCTTTGGACTCATCGAGACGATTGAGAAGGCTGCCCAGGTGTATATGCTGGTTGCTGGTCATGAGATTAGACAGCGAATTACGGATGAACAGCTCACAACCCTCGCACAAGCTTTCGGCGTGACCCCGCGTCCTGGTATCATCGGCACATAATATATGTATTGCTCGTAGAGGAATATATCGATGGATTGGAAGTGACATTTACACAAGAACGGAGAGGACAGAAATAACGTGAAGAAGCGAAGCGTTCGGCTGAAAGCTTTCTGAAAGAAAGCTACATCGGAAGCATACGCTATCCCCGGATTTACCCCTTTGGAAGAGGGAATCAAAAAAATCTGGGGATAACAGCGATCGGAAGGTTGTTCTGTCATCGGAGTGGTCAGTGTAACTATTGATAATTCAATCTATATTGGTTACGAGTGGAAAAGGAAATGGTCTTTGGTTCACGAACCGAAGTCCGTTTCTTTTTTTTGGCATTCAAACGTCAATTTGGCTCAAAAAAGTTCAAATAGATCATAAAGAATGGCTTTGTTATTCATTATTGAATTGTAGAATGCATTATCTCACGCTGACGAATTTCAGGTGAAATGACGTATTGTTATTGCGCTCGCGATTTTGCATAATAACAATGCTTCACACATGAAAGACGGAAGGAAGTCATGATCATGATTGGCAAAATGAAGAGGGTCTTAATAGGCAGGCCGATGAAATCGGCGCAATTGGATGGAGAGAAATTGGGGAAATGGAAGGCTCTAGCGATTCTATCCTCGGATGCATTATCGTCTGTAGCCTACGGTACGGAACAGATTTTACTAGTGCTCGTTGCGGCTGGATTTGCCGCTCTGTGGTATTCCGTGCCGATCTCCATCGCTGTGCTTGGATTACTTGTCATCTTAATATTCTCTTATCGTCAGACGATATTTGCCTATCCTACAGGGGGCGGGGCGTACATTGTCGCCAAAGATAATCTGGGCACAACGCCAAGCCTGATCGCCGGAGGATCATTGCTGGTCGACTATATCCTAACGGTTGCGGTAAGTTCATCTGCAGGAACCGATGCGATTACGTCGGCGTTTCCCGCTCTACATGATCACAGCATAGCGATTGCGCTGTTGATGATTATATTTTTAACCATAATGAATCTAAGAGGGGTCACAGAGTCAGCATCCGTGCTTGCACTCCCGATATATCTGTTTATCTTCTCCATTGCAATACTTATCATCTCTGGTGGGATCAAATTCTTCACTGGAGGTATGCATGCAGCAGCACCTGAATTCGGAACCAGTCTGTCGCACGTAAGTATATTCCTATTGCTCAAGGCATTCAGCTCAGGCTGTTCTGCACTAACCGGGGTGGAAGCTGTAAGTAATGCCATTCCGAACTTCAAGCAGCCTGCGGAGAAAAATGCAGCAGGAACCCTACTGCTGATGGGATGCATTCTTGGCGCAATGTTCATCGGCATTACGTTGCTCGCTTTTGGTTATGGCGTGAAGCCTGATCCTCAGGCAACGGTTATTTCACAGATTGCTGAAGCAACGTTTGGCAGAGGAACGATGTATTATATCATCCAAGGTGTGACAGCACTCATTCTATTCCTGGCTGCGAATACAGCATATTCGGCTTTCCCGTTGTTGTCGTTCATGATGGCCAAAGACAAATATATGCCGCATATGTTCATGGTGAGGGGAGACCGATTAGGCTTCTCTAACGGTATTATTTTTCTAAGTGTAATGTCTGCATTGCTCGTTGTGGGGTTCAAAGGGAACACGGAAAGTCTCATTCCCCTCTACGCGGTGGGTGTGTTCATTCCATTTACGTTATCACAACTGGGCATGATGATTCGCTGGATCAAAGTCAAACCGGCGGGCTGGAGAACGAAGTTACTCGTTAATACGGTGGGGATGCTGACGACCTTGTCGATCACCTTAATTTTTATTTTCACCAAGTTCACGCAGACATGGGTTATCTTTATTTTCCTACCACTCGTCGTTTATGGCTTCATGCGCATTCACCGTCACTATTGCAACATTGCTGATGAGCTGCGAATTGACATCCAATCGGAGAAACCAGCTCGAAAAGGCAATACGATTGTGATTCCAGTGGCTGGCATTACACGGGTAGTGATGAATACGATCAGTTATGCCCAGACGATGTCAGATAACGTTGTAGCACTATACATCGGTTTCGATGATGAGGCGATTCATAAGATGGAGAAAAAGTGGGCAGAGTGGAACCCAGGCGTGCGTCTCGTGGTGGTGAAGTCCAGATACCGTAGCATTATGGGGCCTTTGAAAAAGTTCATTGATACCGTGGAGTGGAAAACATCCGAGACGGATCACATTACCATTCTAATCCCACAATTCATCACGAAGCATTGGTGGCAAAATGTACTGCATAATCAAACGAGCTTCATGATTCGAACCTATTTGATTAATTATAAGGACGTTATTGTAACAACTGTGCCCTATCATCTGAATCGATAGACGTAACAAGGGTAGAAGGTGAGGGTTATTCTAAACCTGCAATTGACGATAACCCCTTTGTAAATTGCTATTTTCCAGTTTTGTGTAAAATGAATGATATTTCAGGAAATGGACTTTTCATTTCGCTTTTACAAAGACAGCCGCATGAAACTTCCCGAATGGAGGGAGGACATGCGGTTTTTTTGTCATTTTATCCATTAATATGGAAGCTTCCTCAACATGATTCGTTTGGTAAACCCTCTTGTCCACGATTAACATTACGTTGATTCAGAATGGATTCTGCAATGATGTTGAACTTATAGACTGATTAAGGTGGTTATGACGCTTGAGTCGTGACCGAATGCTAATCAAGGGGGAAGAAAATCCGATGAGTGAGCTTGATAACCGGATCGGCTTGCCTGCTGCTAGTCGGCGTATATCGAAGACAAGTGAGCGCCGTACGGCTTCGCTCCGAGTACAACGGATGCGGGAGAATATGCTGGCCTATGGTTTCCTGGCACCATCGCTGCTTTTGTTCGCAGTGTTCCTGTTCTATCCAATGTTTAAATCTGTGTACCTCAGTATGCATTCAACTGATCCTACGGGACAGATTGCTGCCTATGTAGGACTGGATAACTTTAAGGCGGTTTTCCAATCCGGGCTGTTTCTTCAAGGAATGAAAGTGACGTTGTTGTTCGTTCTGTTCACGGTGCCAACGGGCATTCTGGCAGCTCTGATTCTCGCTGCGCTAACCCATAACAAATTTAAGGGAATGCGTGTGTTCCAGTTTGTGTTTTCTCTACCCGTTGTATTATCTGTAGGTTCGTCCGCGGTCATCTGGAAGTTTCTGTTCCACCCAACACTGGGTATGCTGAATTATTTGTTAGGAAAAGTCGGCATTGATCCGATTCCTTGGCTAACCAGTCCGGATTGGGCACTAATCTCCATTTCGATCATGACCATCTGGATGAATCTTGGATTCAATTACATTATTTTGTCTAGTGGATTGCAGGGCATCCCGGATGAAATCTATGAGAGTGCGAAAATTGATGGAGCAGGACCGTTGCTTACGTTTCGCAAAATCTCAATGCCGTTGCTGTCACCTACGCTGTTTTTTGTCAGCGTGGTTTCTATCATTGGTGCGTTCCAGTCGTTTGGTCAGATCAACATTCTAACCCGAGGGGGACCGATGGACAGTACAAACGTATTCGTCTACTCGATCTATCAAGAAGCCTTTGTTAATTTCCGCTTTGGAACAGGTAGTGCGCAGGCACTGATTCTGTTCGCGGTCATTATGCTTCTAACCCTAATTCAGTTCAAATGGGTAGAAAGGAAAGTACATTATCAATGAGAACTCCATGGATTAACACCTTATTGTATGTGCTTCTCACGATCTGTGCGGCACTGGTACTGTATCCAGTCATGTATACCTTCTTCATGGCTGTGATGACGCCCGAGGATGCAAGTGCCTATCCGCCGCATATCATTCCGCAGTCGATTGATCTGTCCAACTTCTCCGAAGTATTCGATATCGTGCCTATTGGTACGTTTATCTGGAATACCTTCCTGGTTGCGGGACTGACCATGCTGGGGCAATTGATCACGGCGAGCATGGCTGCATACGCTTTTGCCAAAATGCAGTTTAAAGGGAAAAACGTCATCTTCAGTATGTTTGTCGCGACGATGATGATCCCTTGGGAAGTCACGATGATTCCGAACTATCTGACGGTTCGTAGTTGGGGCTGGCTTGATACGTATCAGGGCTTAACGGTTCCGTTCCTGGCTACGGCGTTTGGTACCTTCCTGCTAAGACAGTTCTTCATGCAACTCCCCAAAGAGCTGTTTGAGGCAGCAAAAATTGATGGCTGTGGACACATCCGATATTTTGTATCGCATGTCCTACCGCTATCTCGCCCAGCGCTTGGGACACTAGCGATCTATTCATTCCTCAGTATGTACAATTCGTATCTGTGGCCGTTGCTTGTAACGAATACCCCAGAGATGAGAACAGTACAGATCGGGATTTCGATGCTGGAGTTCCAGGAATCCACTGCATGGAATCTGGTATTTGCCGGCACGGCGATGGTCATTCTACCATCCTTGTTGCTGCTGGTGTTTGGGTTGAAACAGCTTGTCCGCGGAATGGCGGCTGGCGCATTGAAAGGCTAGTTATATCAGAGCTTTACCACCATTGAAAAAGGTTCTTGTATTCCAATGCTACGAGCGAGTAAACCAGGCTCAATCTGTAATAAGGTTTTATTAGACTGCAAAAGTAGTGGAGGAGAAGAATCGATTCTGAAGAAGCGATGCGCTCGCCTTTGTCTCCGGATTTATACAATTAAGATATCATTCCAATAAATCTGGAGACAACAGCGATCAAAAGAACGATTCGGATCCGTAACGGCCATCTTGCAGAGTAGTGAAGCACTTATTACGAAATGAGCCCCAAAAAAGGAGAGAGATCATGGTAAAGGGATTTCGGTTGAAAAAAAGAGGAACGTTCGCTTTAATGTTGGCAGCACTCATGTTAGTTATCTCCGCATGTGGTACCAAAGCAGATACAAGCAGCACGCCAGCGTCTAGTGGACAAGCGGATGCCGCTGCAGCGACCACTGAGCCGGTTCAATTGAATTGGTGGCACTCCATGTCCGGTGCCGGAGAGAAAGCGATCAATCAACTTGCATCCGACTTCAATGCTAGTCACCCTGACATTCAGGTAAAAGCAATCTATCAAGGTAAATACGATGAGAGCTTGAACAAACTGAAAGCCTCAATGGGATCAGATAGCGGCCCTGACATCATCCAGGTATATGAGATCGGCAGTAAGTTCATGATTGACTCTGGCATGATTACGCCAGTACAGCAATTTATTGATAAGGATAACTTTGATCTCTCTCAATTGGAGCCAAACATCATTCGTTATTACACTATTGATGGTAAATTGAACGCGATGCCTTTTAATACATCGAACCCAATTCTCTACTATAACAAAGACATGTTCAAAGCAGCGGGCTTGGACCCAGAGAACCCACCGAAGACATATGAAGAGTTCGAACAAGCAGCCAAAGCACTGGGCAAAGACGGTAAACCAGGTGCTTCCATGGCGATCTATGGCTGGTTCATGGAGCAATTCTTCGCTAACCAGAATGCAGATTATGTAAACAATGGTAACGGTCGAGACAGTGCAGCTACGGAATCTCTGTTGAACTCCGAAGCAGGCGTGAAGACATTATCATGGTGGAAAAAGATGATCGACGAGAAAACCGTATCTAACCTGGGACGTAGCACAGATGATACAACAGCAGCATTCACAGCACAACAAATCGGTATGACACTGGATTCTACGGCTGGATTGCGTAAAATCGTAGAAGGCTCTGGCGGTAAGTTTGAACTTGGAACAGGATTCTTGCCACGCCCAGCAGATGCAAAAGATGGCGGAGTCGTGGTTGGTGGTGCAAGCTTGTACATTATGAATAACAAATCCGATGCACAACAACAAGCAGCGTGGGAATTCATCAAGTATTTGGCGACACCAGAAGTACAAGCGAACTGGAGCGTTGCGACAGGATACTTCCCAATTACGACAGCAGCTTACGATCAGCAAGTATTAAAGGATAATATGGCGAAGTACCCGCAATTCCAGACAGCAGTCGACCAATTGCACGCTTCCGTTGATTCGACAGCAACTTCCGGCGCAGTTATGGGTGTATTCCCAGAAGCAAGACAAATTGTCGAAGGAGCAATCGAGACCGTTCTGAATGGACAAGGTGAACCACAGGAAGCTCTGGATGCTGCTGCGAAACAAATTACAGATAAGATCGCACAGTATAACAGCACAGTGAAGAAATAATAATGTTAGATTAATCTCATAACAACAACTCAGATGCGGCGGTCGAACATGATCGTCGCATTTCTTTCTGTGTTCAGATTGAGCATATAAGGTGAGGCTTAAGCCGGATGGACTAAAGATGAACTAAGGATGATCTTTGGAAAGACGGCATCGTAAAATGTCGAAAAGATAATAGTTGTGTACTGTATTTGTTAGTTTATCTAACGTAATGTAGTCGAATATGCTTATTTCTTTAGACCGAAAGTTGGGAAGGTCACGAATTCAGACAGGAAACTGCGTGATTTAAAGTTTTTATTTAACATAAATTATATTTTTGTAAAGTATATGTTCTATTTTCTATCATTTTATAAAAATAATGTTTACATGCAATCCGGGTTCAGTTATCTTATATTTGAACTAATGTACAAGCTGTCTGAACAAATGTTGCTAAGTTGAAAACATGGAGGGAGAACATGAACAACAAGCAAGTGAAGCGTTGGGCACAATGGTTGCTGGTATTCGTTCTTATCGTAACTGGTGCAGCGCCAATGGGTGGATTCGGTAGTACTGCGTATGCTGACGATGACAGTGTTGTAGTAGAGCAGCCACAACAGGAGGATTCAGGATTAGGGGTACCCGATGATGAAGCAATCGAACAACAACCATTACCTGAGAAGACGGATGAGCCTGTAATCGAAGATGAACTAAGTAGTGAGTCTGAACTTGTCGAACCTGCTCAGATGGATAGCGAAATCCAGGTAGCGGACGATACGCAGATTATCCCGATTGCCGATGCACGAGTACTTGCGCCAAATACGAATGTAGCTGTTTCTGGTCTCGTAACATACAGTGAACTCGCAGGTGAATTCACGAATTATTATATTCAAGATGATAACGCAGGTATTGTAGTCCGAGCGAAAAATCAAGTTAACGTGGGAGACCGCATCGAAGTTTACGGACCGATAACCCATTACAACGGACTCGTTCAGATTGAGAAGGATAAGTCAGGTTTTACAGAAGGATACTTGAATATCGTGGAACAGAATGTGACCATTCCTGAGCCAAAAGGCATGATCTCTACAGATTTTGTAAGACCGGAAGATCGGAGTAACAAAGGCCCAGGTGAGAAGTATGAGGGTATGTTTGTCGAAGTAAGAGATATTAAGGTAACTAGTGGCGGTGGTTCTACATTCTACGCCACCGATCAATACGGCGGAGAGATGACGATATACGCCAAAAATTCCCCCACAGCGCTAGCTGTCGATAAAACCTACGAATATGTGCAAGGTGTACTTACGTTCCATACCAATTATGGATTGGAGCTTCTTCCTCGAACTGCAGCGGATGTTGTAGAAAATAGTCTGTCTGTAATTGCAAGTGTTCCGCCAGGCGGAATTCCTCATAACAATGAAGTCACATTAACCACACCAGCCAAGGACGCAGTCGTACATTACACAACAGATGGAACGGAGCCTACTTCTTCTTCCACTATATATAGTTCTCCACTAGTTATTGATCGGGATATGGTCATAAAATCCGTTGCCATTCTAGATGGACAATCTAGTGGAGTATATACTTTTACTTATCAAGTACTGCCTAACAAAGAGGACTTGCGTATCCACGATATCCAGGGCGCGGGACATACATCTGTTTTTAACGGATATGATGTGAAGGATATTGAGGGGATTGTAACCTCGGTAAGTTCCAGCAGTTTCTATATGCAGGAGCTGGAGAACAAGATGGACAACGATGATCACACTTCTGAAGCGATACAGGTGTATAAACCAAGTCATGGTATGAAAGTCGGTAATCAGGTGAAGGTATCGGGCAAAGTGACGGAATATGGAGCGGTTAATGAATTAACCACCACCCAAATTTCAGCGAGCTCGATTGTGAAGACATTGGATCAAGTCGATCTACCCAAACCAGTGAAGCTGGGGAAAAACGGTCGTATCATTCCAACCGTTATTGATTCGGATTCATTTGCACAATTCAATCCAGAGACAGATGCCATAGACTTTTATGAGAGTCTGGAAGGCATGCGTGTTGAGTTGGAAAATCCCGAAATTATTGGGCCATATTCGAGCCAACCGGGTCTGGCCGTTGTCGTGGATAACGGAGAGAATAATCCGGTGCGTACACCTTCGGGCGGCGTCATATTGACTGATAACGGAAAAGGCATGTTTGAGAGTGATCTCAATCCGCAGCGTCTATTTATTGGCAAGAAACCTTCCAAAGCCGTTAAAACAGGAGATATGCTTGATGGTAATGTTATTGGCGTCATGACATACACTGCTGGCAATTTCAAAGTAATTCCCGAAGGGAACTTGCCAGATGTAATCTCCGGTGAAACGAAGCAAGCCATTACTTCCATAGAGCAAGCCAAAGACAAACTGACGATTGCCACATTTAATGTGGAGAATTTCAGTAAGAAGGATGCAGCAAGAGCCGACAAAATCGGCAAGATCATCGTCGATCATCTGAACAAGCCAGACATCATTGGCATAATGGAGGTCCAAGATAACGACGGCGATGCCGACACAGGTACAATAGCGGCCGATCAGAGCTTTCAGACGTTAATTGATGCGATCAAGGCAAACGATGGACCAACCTATCGATATAGTGAGATTTCTCCAGAAAATAACAAGGATGGCGGGGCACCAGGCGCGAATATTCGTGTAGGATTCCTTTACCAACCCAACCGTGTAACGTTAGCTTCTGGTATGGGCAAAGGCAAAGCGACAACAGCGATTGAAGTCAAAGCCGACGGTAGTCTCTCGGTTAATCCCGGCCGAATAGCGCCTAATGACGAAGCGTTTGCTAGCTCTCGCAAACCGCTTGCAGCGGAATTCGAATTCAACGGTGAGCGTGTAGTTGTGGTTGCTAACCATTTCAATTCCAAAGGTGGGGACTTGAAGCCTTTTGGAAGTATACAGCCTGCGACACGAAGTAGTGAGGTTCAACGGGCGAAGCAAGCTACGCTTGTAAATGGTTTTGTAAAAGAGTTATTGAACAAAGATCCTGACGTTAATGTCGCGGTTCTTGGTGATTTCAATGACTTCCAGTTCTCCAAAACATTGAACATTCTCAAAGGTAATGAACTGGACAATCTAGTGAACAAGCTACCGGAAAATGAGCGTTACTCCTACATCTACGATGGAAACTCTCAGACACTGGATCACATTCTGGTGAGCAAAAATGTGTCTGATACAGCAGTCATCGAAGTCGTGCATGTGAATGCTGATTTCGAAACAGCAGGTGGACGGGTGAGTGACCATGATCCATTGCTAGCTCAATTAAGCATCGGCGATGCGGCGGAAGAAGGCGACTTCAATCTGCGGGTATTGCACACCAATGATACACACGCGCATTTGGATAACATCCCTCGCCGTGTCACGGCTGTTAAGGAAGTGCGCAACGATAATACGCTGGTGCTGGATGCAGGAGATGTATTTTCGGGTACGTTATACTTCAATCTGTTCAATGGTCTGGCGGATCTGGAGTTCATGAATATGATTGGATACGATGCGATGACCTTTGGTAACCATGAGTTTGATAAAGGTACCAGTGTGTTAAAAGATTTCATTGAACAAGCTGAGTTCCCATTCGTGAGTGCTAATATTGACTTTGGGAAAGATGCGCATCTGAGTGGCCTGTATAATGAAAGCATTGGCAAACCGGGGGAGGACGCCCAAATCTATCCGGCTATTATTACAGAGGTAAATGGTGAACAGGTCGGGATTTTTGGTCTAACTACAGCGGATACGGTATCTCTATCCTCCCCGGGAGATGAGCTGAAGTTTGAGGATTACCGAGCGAGTGCCCAAGCCACGGTGGACATGCTGCAACAGGAAGGCATTAACAAAATCATCGCCCTGACACACTTGGGTTACTCCGAGGATCTGAAGCTGGCTGAAGCAGTAAAAGGCATTGACATTGTAGTAGGCGGTCATTCGCATACGATTCTGAAAGAACCGATTGTTGTGGGCAGCCAGGATGAACCTACACTAGTTGTGCAGACTGGAGAGTATGACGTTTCTCTTGGAAAGTTGGATGTTACGTTTAATGAAGAGGGCGTATTGAAGAAATGGAATGGTCAATTACTGAGTCTGGATGCAAAGGACGCTGCCGGTAACTATATATACGAGGAGGATCCTGTTGCCAAAGCTAAGCTTGCTGCATATGCTCCTGAACTGGAAAAGTTCAAGAAAACAGTAATCGGCAAAACCAGTGTATTTCTGGATGGAGAGCGCAACAGTGTACGTAAGCAGGAAACGAACTTGGGGAATCTGATGACAGATGGCATGCTGGAGAAAGTGAAATTGATTGTGAAGGAGAATAATGTCAAAGGGTACGTAGCGATCCAAAATAGCGGCGGTATTCGAGCTTCTTTCAAGGAAGGCGACATTACGTTAGGTGATCTGCTCACCGTAATGCCGTTTGGGAATAATCTGTCCGCACTGAAAATGACAGGTAAAGAAATTACGGCTGCGCTGGAAAACGGCGTAAGTGGTGTGGAAACGGGAGAAGGACGCTTCCCGCAAGTGTCTGGAATGCGATTCTACTACGACTCCACCAAGCCAGGTGAGAAGATTGATTCCGTGACGAACCAAGTAACACAAGTGGGCAAACGGATCATCAAAGTGCAAATTAAGAATGCGAACGGAACGTATACGGATATTGATCCGAATGGATATTATATCGTAGCTACGAACTCTTTCATGGCCAACGGCGGTGATTTC
This genomic interval carries:
- a CDS encoding ABC transporter substrate-binding protein, with the translated sequence MVKGFRLKKRGTFALMLAALMLVISACGTKADTSSTPASSGQADAAAATTEPVQLNWWHSMSGAGEKAINQLASDFNASHPDIQVKAIYQGKYDESLNKLKASMGSDSGPDIIQVYEIGSKFMIDSGMITPVQQFIDKDNFDLSQLEPNIIRYYTIDGKLNAMPFNTSNPILYYNKDMFKAAGLDPENPPKTYEEFEQAAKALGKDGKPGASMAIYGWFMEQFFANQNADYVNNGNGRDSAATESLLNSEAGVKTLSWWKKMIDEKTVSNLGRSTDDTTAAFTAQQIGMTLDSTAGLRKIVEGSGGKFELGTGFLPRPADAKDGGVVVGGASLYIMNNKSDAQQQAAWEFIKYLATPEVQANWSVATGYFPITTAAYDQQVLKDNMAKYPQFQTAVDQLHASVDSTATSGAVMGVFPEARQIVEGAIETVLNGQGEPQEALDAAAKQITDKIAQYNSTVKK
- a CDS encoding 5'-nucleotidase C-terminal domain-containing protein is translated as MNNKQVKRWAQWLLVFVLIVTGAAPMGGFGSTAYADDDSVVVEQPQQEDSGLGVPDDEAIEQQPLPEKTDEPVIEDELSSESELVEPAQMDSEIQVADDTQIIPIADARVLAPNTNVAVSGLVTYSELAGEFTNYYIQDDNAGIVVRAKNQVNVGDRIEVYGPITHYNGLVQIEKDKSGFTEGYLNIVEQNVTIPEPKGMISTDFVRPEDRSNKGPGEKYEGMFVEVRDIKVTSGGGSTFYATDQYGGEMTIYAKNSPTALAVDKTYEYVQGVLTFHTNYGLELLPRTAADVVENSLSVIASVPPGGIPHNNEVTLTTPAKDAVVHYTTDGTEPTSSSTIYSSPLVIDRDMVIKSVAILDGQSSGVYTFTYQVLPNKEDLRIHDIQGAGHTSVFNGYDVKDIEGIVTSVSSSSFYMQELENKMDNDDHTSEAIQVYKPSHGMKVGNQVKVSGKVTEYGAVNELTTTQISASSIVKTLDQVDLPKPVKLGKNGRIIPTVIDSDSFAQFNPETDAIDFYESLEGMRVELENPEIIGPYSSQPGLAVVVDNGENNPVRTPSGGVILTDNGKGMFESDLNPQRLFIGKKPSKAVKTGDMLDGNVIGVMTYTAGNFKVIPEGNLPDVISGETKQAITSIEQAKDKLTIATFNVENFSKKDAARADKIGKIIVDHLNKPDIIGIMEVQDNDGDADTGTIAADQSFQTLIDAIKANDGPTYRYSEISPENNKDGGAPGANIRVGFLYQPNRVTLASGMGKGKATTAIEVKADGSLSVNPGRIAPNDEAFASSRKPLAAEFEFNGERVVVVANHFNSKGGDLKPFGSIQPATRSSEVQRAKQATLVNGFVKELLNKDPDVNVAVLGDFNDFQFSKTLNILKGNELDNLVNKLPENERYSYIYDGNSQTLDHILVSKNVSDTAVIEVVHVNADFETAGGRVSDHDPLLAQLSIGDAAEEGDFNLRVLHTNDTHAHLDNIPRRVTAVKEVRNDNTLVLDAGDVFSGTLYFNLFNGLADLEFMNMIGYDAMTFGNHEFDKGTSVLKDFIEQAEFPFVSANIDFGKDAHLSGLYNESIGKPGEDAQIYPAIITEVNGEQVGIFGLTTADTVSLSSPGDELKFEDYRASAQATVDMLQQEGINKIIALTHLGYSEDLKLAEAVKGIDIVVGGHSHTILKEPIVVGSQDEPTLVVQTGEYDVSLGKLDVTFNEEGVLKKWNGQLLSLDAKDAAGNYIYEEDPVAKAKLAAYAPELEKFKKTVIGKTSVFLDGERNSVRKQETNLGNLMTDGMLEKVKLIVKENNVKGYVAIQNSGGIRASFKEGDITLGDLLTVMPFGNNLSALKMTGKEITAALENGVSGVETGEGRFPQVSGMRFYYDSTKPGEKIDSVTNQVTQVGKRIIKVQIKNANGTYTDIDPNGYYIVATNSFMANGGDFYRAMRAAKDDNRFYELNLVDYEIFNEHLDRVGTVNQATEGRSTDLKGSSLPGEGSNPGNGGGNSGSNPGGGNSGGGGGVTTPAPTTPTPAPSNPTPTPTPSPTNPTQPTTPPASGSNGSTTPGVVLGDVASHWASAAIQQAISRGIVNGYQDGNFRPNASATRAEFIVMLARAFNLPASNKALTFKDAAGIPAWAQSFIAQAVDQGIISGYTDDTFRSSGKVSRVEMTVMLVRALGLPVDSSSTLSFADADQVPAWAVPYIAAAYEAGLVKGTGKNRFNPLAEATRAEVVTLLMSAGELR
- the rhaD gene encoding rhamnulose-1-phosphate aldolase, yielding MNVTLTNKTNETDRPAGWNIPFIREMAEITQHMWKNGWDERNGGNVSYLLEEEEVAQYIDIHHVIRTIKPAFAVHELAGKYFIVTASGKYFKNVLADPESNLGLLRVSQDGQELEVLWGLKSGANPTSELPTHFMSHIERLKIDPNHRVVMHNHATNVLAMTFIHELDEAKFTKTLWQMCTECVVVFPDGVGIIPWMIPGSNEIGRETAEKMKEYHAVIWPQHGIFGTGTTIDEAFGLIETIEKAAQVYMLVAGHEIRQRITDEQLTTLAQAFGVTPRPGIIGT
- a CDS encoding carbohydrate ABC transporter permease, encoding MRTPWINTLLYVLLTICAALVLYPVMYTFFMAVMTPEDASAYPPHIIPQSIDLSNFSEVFDIVPIGTFIWNTFLVAGLTMLGQLITASMAAYAFAKMQFKGKNVIFSMFVATMMIPWEVTMIPNYLTVRSWGWLDTYQGLTVPFLATAFGTFLLRQFFMQLPKELFEAAKIDGCGHIRYFVSHVLPLSRPALGTLAIYSFLSMYNSYLWPLLVTNTPEMRTVQIGISMLEFQESTAWNLVFAGTAMVILPSLLLLVFGLKQLVRGMAAGALKG
- a CDS encoding carbohydrate ABC transporter permease; amino-acid sequence: MSELDNRIGLPAASRRISKTSERRTASLRVQRMRENMLAYGFLAPSLLLFAVFLFYPMFKSVYLSMHSTDPTGQIAAYVGLDNFKAVFQSGLFLQGMKVTLLFVLFTVPTGILAALILAALTHNKFKGMRVFQFVFSLPVVLSVGSSAVIWKFLFHPTLGMLNYLLGKVGIDPIPWLTSPDWALISISIMTIWMNLGFNYIILSSGLQGIPDEIYESAKIDGAGPLLTFRKISMPLLSPTLFFVSVVSIIGAFQSFGQINILTRGGPMDSTNVFVYSIYQEAFVNFRFGTGSAQALILFAVIMLLTLIQFKWVERKVHYQ
- a CDS encoding APC family permease; the protein is MIGKMKRVLIGRPMKSAQLDGEKLGKWKALAILSSDALSSVAYGTEQILLVLVAAGFAALWYSVPISIAVLGLLVILIFSYRQTIFAYPTGGGAYIVAKDNLGTTPSLIAGGSLLVDYILTVAVSSSAGTDAITSAFPALHDHSIAIALLMIIFLTIMNLRGVTESASVLALPIYLFIFSIAILIISGGIKFFTGGMHAAAPEFGTSLSHVSIFLLLKAFSSGCSALTGVEAVSNAIPNFKQPAEKNAAGTLLLMGCILGAMFIGITLLAFGYGVKPDPQATVISQIAEATFGRGTMYYIIQGVTALILFLAANTAYSAFPLLSFMMAKDKYMPHMFMVRGDRLGFSNGIIFLSVMSALLVVGFKGNTESLIPLYAVGVFIPFTLSQLGMMIRWIKVKPAGWRTKLLVNTVGMLTTLSITLIFIFTKFTQTWVIFIFLPLVVYGFMRIHRHYCNIADELRIDIQSEKPARKGNTIVIPVAGITRVVMNTISYAQTMSDNVVALYIGFDDEAIHKMEKKWAEWNPGVRLVVVKSRYRSIMGPLKKFIDTVEWKTSETDHITILIPQFITKHWWQNVLHNQTSFMIRTYLINYKDVIVTTVPYHLNR